A region of the Pempheris klunzingeri isolate RE-2024b chromosome 21, fPemKlu1.hap1, whole genome shotgun sequence genome:
CTGGAAAAACATTCAGTCATCTATTGTTGCAAACATAGAGCATATGTGAAACAATTACCCATCAGGCATACAGTaaaaagggaaaggaaaagCCCTCTTTTGGAAAGCATATCAACAATATTACAAAGACGGGATATTTCCATTTAAGAAATATGGCTGATCCCATTCTCTCCATGGCTGATTGTCTCATCTAGGCTTGACTATTGTAATATCCTTGTCTCTGGCATGCCTAAATCAACTATTAGCAAACGTGCACAAAATATTGCTGCAAAGATCTTAACCTGGATGAGAAAATGTGgccatattttacattttacattatttctcTGCACATGCAAGAGCTGACTTCAAGATTCTACATCTAACTTGTAAAATATTACACAGTCTTGCTCCATCATACTTATTATCTCTATTCACTCATCATATACCTGCTAAAGCACCATGATTAAAGTCTTGGTCTGTTGACTATTCCAGAAATAACTAAATCGTCAGTACGTGGCATGTCCCTCTACTAAGCCCCCTTTCTCTGGAATCGTCTTTCAACCCAAATTTGAGAGGCTAAGTCAGTTGACTCTCCCGAAAGTAAActcaaaacacagagacagaagatcAGGAAGGCTCCAGGCCCAGATGGTGCGTCCCCCCCTCCTGTCTGAAAGTCTGCACTGACCAGCTGGCCCCCATCTTCACGCAGATCTTCAACAAATCactggagctgtgtgaagtccCTTCCTGCTTCAAACGCTCCACAATCATCCccaagtaaatatatatatatatatatatatatatatatatagagttCTTTAATGGTTGACCATTAAAGAGGATGCTGTACCTTGATACACCCTGCAACACTCGCCTCTTGCCTCATCTGAATGTTTCCAATCCAGCAAAGTGTCAGTTTACTGCCCTCAGTGCCAGGGAGACCAGGTGAGCTGGGATCAGTCTTTCTTTGTCAGCGCCTTGTGTGAAGGCTGTGATGTTTCCCCAAAACACATCCAGTACATCTGGAACCTGTTAATGGTCATTGCGTCCTCCAAACTCAACCTCGCCTTTTCTGGACACAGATTTGTAGTTATTCTAAAGCAACgccagagacacacagagaaccaTAGTACATAGTGAAGATTCACATAAATGCACCACCTCTTGTTGGTGTGTGCTGTTTTGCCTCATTTGTCTCCAACTGactgtggtgcagcagcagatcCAGAACAGCCATGACGCAACCGACCTGGACCTGCTCCTCAGGTTGTTATGTAAAGTTTGCTTGGTATTGTCGGTAGAGAACTTTCTTGTCTTATTACGGTGTCTTGTTTATACAACCAgacaaaaatgcacacatacaacaGATTGATATTTTTAATAGTGTGACTTAATGCATTGTCTGTTGGTATTTTACAGCTGACTtcacagaggaaagagaagaaatccGCTAAAAGTGGTATGATCATTGGAATCATCAAAAACACCATGGCTTGCGCCAAGGTCTATGCGGACCACGTCACCCTTTTCTAGTTGAAGAGCCAATGCATTAGCCACAATGGCATAGGCATAGCTGGTGGGGGTAGAGTAATCATCATTCAACATCAACCTCTCGTCATTGTGATAGAGTTTAGCACCAATCCAAGATGATGCACGGTTGTCTCTCAAGGTGAATCTGAAGTAGTAGACTCCTCTGACGGGGGCTGTGAAGATACCTGCATCAGAGGAGAAAATCAGAGAGGGGTCAAAACTGTCTTTTTCTCACTGTTGAATGAGTGCCATTCTAGCAAAATAGAGGGATATTTGATTAGTTTCACTAAGAAAAGCTTAATATCACATCCAGTCCTCTGTCAAGAAGTTTTAtgctcatttgtgtgtgtgggtgtaagaGCTGAGTACCTGTAGTTGGGCTGTAGGCCTGGCCGATGTTGGTGAAGACTTTACTGAACTTCAGTGTGATGTCAGTGTTGAAGGGTCCAACATGTCCTGCATCAGTAAGACTGGCTGAGAACGCCACCTTTGGGCGatctgtgtgaatgtggaaGAAGCACATAGAGAGAACTTCACTGCACTGTAGTCTATGAACAAATGGACTGTATATCCTTGATATACATGATAACAGTTGTCATAAATATTAAAGTCACTCTGCATCCTGTTGCATTAGAAACACTTCTTAGTTTACCAGTTCCATCCTCACTGCCAACATGATGTGACATTTAGACTTTTAATAATGGTTTATTTAACTTACCTGCATTCTCTCTCTTGAGCTCCTCCACCTCGATCTCACTGGAGCTCATTCTGGTCTccaaaactgtcaaaacatttaacattttttatcttaaatagaattgtgtttgtcagttttcacatttttcattgatttctttGTAATCCTACCAGTGTTCTTATTTTCGCTTGCTGCTACTCTGGCCAGAAGATCTGCAGTGAAAGGAAACATTAATAGGTAGTTTAGTTGATCAACAACCGAGAAAAACCTCATTCAAATGTTAATGTTCCTGCTAAATTCTTTGACTCCTCTTCCATCACTTTTGCTCATCATATCTGAAAGTGTTTTacacagttttactttttactgtgtttttgtatcttacctgtgttttctctctggagCTCCTTCACCACATTCTCACTGGAGCTCATGCTGGCCTTCAATACTGTGAAGATGTTTAAGGTTACTATTAAAATAGGCTTTAAGTCTCtgcattttcactttcaccGTCACTCTAGACTGTATAGTCAACATTTATGCAGCCTTAGTCGTAATTGAAGCAATAAAATACTCTTAGAAGatcttttaaataaagtataaaaacattaGACGAGTCTGTGCAGCACTGACATTAATGAGTGTGTTTTATGACGTCTGTCACATGTATTTTCTTGCTACAGCTTCTTTAGCTCTcccttttctttgatttgtttttccttaTTGACACAATAACAGTTGCCATGATTATTAATATCACTCTGCATCCTGctgcattaaaaacactcaTTAGTTTACCAGTTCCATCCTCACTGCCAACATGATGTGACATTTAGACTTTTAATAATGGTTTATTTAACTTACCTGCATTCTCTCTCTTGAGCTCCTCCACCTCGATCTCACTGGAGCTCATTCTAGCCTccaaaactgtcaaaacattcaacattttttgttgtaaagTAGGtttatgttaaaatatttaataggAATCTAAGATCTTAATCTCGATAGATGCACACCTAATTACTTAGTCAAACTTTCATGTTACTCTGGAGCTATCTATATGTTgaagtaaaataatttaaatatttacctGCATTCTTGCTTTCACTGCCTGACAGTCTGGCCTGCACGGCTGggtttaaaataattaattactccttaatgtgaataataacattaatgaacatGAATCTGTGCAGCACTATGTGACTGTTAACCTGTGTATTATATGACCCGTGTGTCACCTGTGTTTTCTTGCTCCAGCTTCTCTATCTTGCTCTTGCTGTTCCTCAGCTCCACCTTCTGTTCGATGGCCATGTCTCTGAGCTCCTTCAGCTCAGCCCAGATATCAGGGCTGATgttcctcttccctccatcttcctggATGTTAGCGTTCCCTATCACCTCTCCGCTCTCACCCTGAGCCCACGTCCAGGTCAGACAGAGCAGCGACGCCAGAAGGGCCGCAGCAGTCCTCATTGTGAAATATCACCAGTTTAGACGGCAGGATGCAGTCTGACACGTCTGACTCAGTTCTCGTCTCTATATCCACATAAAACAGGTCACTGAGAAGCCGTATGAGAATTAAACAGATGTCTTGGATAACACGTTTAAAAATAGCTCTAAACATCCTTGAACACGGAGCTGAttgtaaaacaaacagcaactagTTAGAATCATATCCTTTCAAAATGATTAGCAATATATGCTTTCAAAGTAACACCATTAATGGCTAAACTGTTGATAAGTGGGACTTCAGCATAGACGGTCTATGAGTGAGGCGAAGGGAAGGAGGCGTGAATACAGTGTTCCTACAGAGCCTTTGTCAAATACAGACACAAGTATTAACATAGATTGCACAAACTGCTGGACAGATCGGTTTGTTATATGCTGGCAGATTTGGTCATAGAAATCAGGCTGCAGGCTtctagtgttttgttttattttatttctaacatgcaaatatatacaacaatgaaataataaataacaaagacTGCGTTAGTCTCTTTATAATGATTTAAGTACATGTAAAGATGTCTGACCATACTGGCATTTTAGCACATTTACTATAAATCAAGTATGCTTCATTGTAACACTGCCAACTTTAGCCATTGCGTTCCATTACTTTCCATACATTAGAAAGTCTACTTGTACTTTGTATCTTTTTGTCCAAGTTATGCCACGATTTCATGGCATACAGTCAAGTGTGAGAGAGGAATGGTGCATTCATGAGCCATCATATGGATCATAAAAACAAATTGCGAGTCTGGaaatttttttcatcttttgacATTTAACTTATTTAACTCATACCTGCTATCCTGTAATACAATGTTGTTTGAATGCCGACTCTTAATTTGTTAAGctgttgcatgtgtgttttataacaAATGGTATGGCAAGTCAGTCCTTTGGCGTGTAATGCAGCAGTCACATATTGAGGATGactaaaagtgcattttgtgcaacctgcagcacagaaaacaagacaaaattaTGGTTTGTTTCAGTCAAATATTACTAAAGCCTGCTGATTGATTAAATTGCTCTATTTACTTTAACTTGACACAACTGAAATTATAATGTAGGCGacatttctctatttttttcagtgttcatGTAACTCCCAGTCACCAATTCAGTCCCGAAGCAACTCAAACTCTTGTTGTCCCCCTCAGCTGGAGAAAGTCAGCCTCTTCTTCATGTAAAGAAAAGCAAGGTATGTAGCTCCTCCCAGAACGCCTATCAACAGAGTGGTGCCCAGGAGAACTGGGGCGTTCTTCCTGGCCACGCGAAACGCCACAGGGAGGACAGCCGAGATCAGGATGTTGTTGACATGGCCCAGCACTCTCCTGAAGGCCGGACGCTCCACCACGCGCTCATAGTACGTTTCCAGGTTCACGCGGTTGCCGTTGCCCCAGTAGCGACGGGAGAGGCCGAGAAACTTGAGGCGGTGTAAGGTGACTGCCAGAGAGACATCGGCCATGCTGAAGAACTCGCCACACAGCCAAGACTGACTGCCTTCTTCTACAAGTGGAAGAGGATAAAAGGAAATAGAGGAGACATGTAAGAACAACAGATAACATGACTTTTATGAGGTTACTGCCATCAAAATTTGACTGTGTTGCAAGAGTCACCTCTGGTACACATTACTGCATTCATAAAAATGGaatgtggcttttattgtgtgtCTGCTAATGGTAAAGCAGTTGTTGAAAGATTGCATTTGTGTACCTGGTGTTTCTTCCACCCTCCTCTGTAGCTCCGTCTCCACCTGGTCCATCACACTCTCCAACTCATCCAAAAGCTTCTTCAGGTATTTCATGTTGTCATGGTCATACAACTTGGACTGCAGAAACGGTGACATTTAAAAGACTGGGTACCAAACTACTTACATTTCTCAGTATACTCTTTTAGGCTGattattttgccaaaaaaaaaaaattattgccATGAAactaacacaaaaacacatactgCACTCTCACCTACaaactaaatgttttcaagtttatggaaaataaatataaaataaaataaaaaataaatgtagctATCTTTCCTGTAAATCTACTATTAATAGTATtgacaataataaaattattttacaatttatttaaaagtgaTTCAAATGTAGCTTTGTGAATCACATGATTTCCACTTGAGTCAAAAGCTGACGGTTAATGCTACTTTGCTTAGCTTGCTAGCTGGTTAGCATTAGCAGGTGTTTCGCTTGATTTTTGTTTTCCGTCCTGACTAGATTAGGCTACTGTTTTATTTAAGTATGCCAAACAAACGGAACTGGCATGATGTCAGTTCAAGTTTCCATTACAGTTAAAGTCATATCTGGGGTACAAACAGTAAGTACATGTCGTTTTAACTTTTTGCTAAGGCTAGCTACcatagttagctagctagttagctaataTTTGATCTCTTGCTAGCTAGCTGTCTAGTTagctgtgtttctgcagagtgACAAGAGCCCACAGATTAACTAACCACAGTGCAGGTATTGCTGTCTGTGCAGCAATAAAAAGACAGCATTATGACAGAACAGGCTCCAAAAAATGAAGCCTCACTAAATTTAGGAAGTAATAAGATAAGCGTTAATTGCTGCGTTTGCATTTGTAGGACAACACGGCTCTTGGATGGTGAAACCTCCTGTGTAAATCACAAAAAGCACCTTATTTGGCCCACCGCTACCTTCATCAACTTACTTTCAGGCGCCTTTGTTTTGCTACAtaagcatctttcagctctgGGTTCTGCTCTGCCAGTTTCTTCAGCTCAGTTTCTGTATTTCCGATCTGTGctgtcacacaaaaacacagcatcatgttAGAGACAACGAATCATACAGTGATTCATATTAGCAAAACTTTATGAAATTCATAATTTCATGGAGAAAATTCGATCGTGTGCATCTGTGATGTATCCACTTAAGCAGGTGCACATTTCCTTCCAAGCAACACCTCCCTCATAAGTAGTTTCCCATAAAGAGCAAACATAAAGCAGTGAGACGAGAATAAAAGGTGCTCTGCTTGACAGAACATTTAAATTTGAGTAGACTGAGCAGTATGAAATCTGCCCTGCTTTCATGATACTATCTTTGATTAGAGtgagatttttatttcattttgacttAGAAATCATAGTTTATAGGGATTCAAAGCATCTGTCTTGCCAGGTGTCTGCCTGTACATCTGCTATTAATAGTATTGAAATTAATAGAATTAATTTacaatttaatatatttaaatgaaattaaagtgtTGGCAGACTTTGTTGAATCCATGCCTGGAAAATATCCTGCTGTTCTACTGGTAACAAGGGGGCTAAGTGAATTTGGCAAAGCAGAGATTGttatgtgtgtgcttctgtATGAATTACTCAGGTCCGTCACAGTGTGTCTTACTCCGTATACATGTGGCAGCATATGCAGGTATGTGGGAGTCCACTGTGATCTCAGGGTGGAGGATGCAGCCATGGGTGTAGGCGTCCATCTGCAGGGAGTCCAGCAGCTCCCTGTAGTGCTGCACTCGGTGATAGTATGTACTGCCCTCTTTAGGGATCAGCTTGGGAGTACcttctgcagaaaaacaaatcattaaaaaggaaggaaaaacttttctctctctccaaatcaaatcaaatcaaggtGATTTCTGCCACAGCCAATGAACAAGTGTTTATAGTCTGTTAGCTTGCCAAGGATAGAAAACACAAGgacttttttaaagtttaacaGTAGGTatttaaacacatcatttttCATTAGCTTAAATAGTCCCATGCTTACcagattttctctccttttaagGCGACTGGACCAAACGCTTAGAACAAAGCTATCATGGATCAGTGCAAACCAAGAGAAatggaaaattgaaaaaaaaaaaaagattaaatgattgattaaaaaaataaacagatagacaatacaaaatgtacaacaaacgaaaacaaaacatgtacaTTTAATTTCAAACTAAAAAACGCTGACAGAGGTAAACAATGTACGAAAACAAGTAAGAAACTGGGTTGAATGGAGCCCACCTTGTATCTATCAGCTAGTGAGAGTTTGGAGCTGCCAAACAGTGTTTATTTAGTCTCACCATCATTAAAATTCTGCTCCAGGTAGTCCATGATCTGTGTTGGGTCACAGATGACGTTGTCATTGTGGACTAGGACCGGCACCTCACCAGTGGGATTGAGATGCATGAACCAGGGCTCGTTGTGCTCACTTAGCGGTAGGCTCACGTCATACTCCTCACAGTGCAGTCCCTTCTCTGCTATGGCCAGACGCACCTGCAAAACAACAACCGGGACTGTGAATCATTGTATAACTCAATGAAAAACCCTTTTCTCTCTAGAGCAAAGACATCTGGTATCATAGTTTATGCATTTCTGCACTTTTTGCTCACATTTTTGTGGCAAGAGCCCCCAACCCCCACCAGTCCGACCCAATCCCAGTTAGTCTTTAACACATATTATGACCAAAGAAAATAAAGGGCTATTCTGGGCTACGTTcaaaaatatctataaaacaAAGTACACACATGTAGCATTTTACAGGATTTCTAGTAAATGTATAATTAGTATAATCAAACAGTACATGCTCATAAGAAAGGGAAAACACTGAGTCAGTGTGTTGGAATACACACTATAAATACCCACGaatacaaataaatgacaaacacaggtcacaggtcacaaaacaaactaacatAATGCCCTTTTAATTCTTTGTAGAAATACTTTGCAGGGATAACACAGATGCACAATCACACTCTTCATTTCCAGACTTTCTTCATGTTGTTATTAGCACGAATAGGATCATAACAGACTTAtaacattattttgtcaataCAGTAGCCCAGGTGAGGAGGATGTCGTGTCATCAGGAGGAGCATTAAAGCACAGATGTTATGGGACATCTGGTGGGGAGCTGTCCACGGAGCAGTGGTGCTGAACCCTGGACACACTCACCTTCTGGGAATTGAAAGACTGCGTCCAGTGATAAAGAGTAAGCTTTGACTCGCTTCGTTTTGCAACCGTGCCACACTGCTGA
Encoded here:
- the LOC139221255 gene encoding complement C1q-like protein 2 isoform X7 gives rise to the protein MRTAAALLASLLCLTWTWAQGESGEVIGNANIQEDGGKRNISPDIWAELKELRDMAIEQKVELRNSKSKIEKLEQENTDLLARVAASENKNTVLETRMSSSEIEVEELKRENADRPKVAFSASLTDAGHVGPFNTDITLKFSKVFTNIGQAYSPTTGIFTAPVRGVYYFRFTLRDNRASSWIGAKLYHNDERLMLNDDYSTPTSYAYAIVANALALQLEKGDVVRIDLGASHGVFDDSNDHTTFSGFLLFPL
- the LOC139221255 gene encoding complement C1q-like protein 2 isoform X5; its protein translation is MRTAAALLASLLCLTWTWAQGESGEVIGNANIQEDGGKRNISPDIWAELKELRDMAIEQKVELRNSKSKIEKLEQENTVLKASMSSSENVVKELQRENTDLLARVAASENKNTVLETRMSSSEIEVEELKRENADRPKVAFSASLTDAGHVGPFNTDITLKFSKVFTNIGQAYSPTTGIFTAPVRGVYYFRFTLRDNRASSWIGAKLYHNDERLMLNDDYSTPTSYAYAIVANALALQLEKGDVVRIDLGASHGVFDDSNDHTTFSGFLLFPL
- the LOC139221255 gene encoding uncharacterized protein isoform X3, with translation MRTAAALLASLLCLTWTWAQGESGEVIGNANIQEDGGKRNISPDIWAELKELRDMAIEQKVELRNSKSKIEKLEQENTAVQARLSGSESKNAVLKASMSSSENVVKELQRENTDLLARVAASENKNTVLETRMSSSEIEVEELKRENADRPKVAFSASLTDAGHVGPFNTDITLKFSKVFTNIGQAYSPTTGIFTAPVRGVYYFRFTLRDNRASSWIGAKLYHNDERLMLNDDYSTPTSYAYAIVANALALQLEKGDVVRIDLGASHGVFDDSNDHTTFSGFLLFPL
- the LOC139221255 gene encoding uncharacterized protein isoform X4, which gives rise to MRTAAALLASLLCLTWTWAQGESGEVIGNANIQEDGGKRNISPDIWAELKELRDMAIEQKVELRNSKSKIEKLEQENTAVQARLSGSESKNAVLEARMSSSEIEVEELKRENADLLARVAASENKNTVLETRMSSSEIEVEELKRENADRPKVAFSASLTDAGHVGPFNTDITLKFSKVFTNIGQAYSPTTGIFTAPVRGVYYFRFTLRDNRASSWIGAKLYHNDERLMLNDDYSTPTSYAYAIVANALALQLEKGDVVRIDLGASHGVFDDSNDHTTFSGFLLFPL
- the LOC139221255 gene encoding uncharacterized protein isoform X1, with product MRTAAALLASLLCLTWTWAQGESGEVIGNANIQEDGGKRNISPDIWAELKELRDMAIEQKVELRNSKSKIEKLEQENTAVQARLSGSESKNAVLEARMSSSEIEVEELKRENAVLKASMSSSENVVKELQRENTDLLARVAASENKNTVLETRMSSSEIEVEELKRENADRPKVAFSASLTDAGHVGPFNTDITLKFSKVFTNIGQAYSPTTGIFTAPVRGVYYFRFTLRDNRASSWIGAKLYHNDERLMLNDDYSTPTSYAYAIVANALALQLEKGDVVRIDLGASHGVFDDSNDHTTFSGFLLFPL
- the LOC139221255 gene encoding uncharacterized protein isoform X2, whose protein sequence is MRTAAALLASLLCLTWTWAQGESGEVIGNANIQEDGGKRNISPDIWAELKELRDMAIEQKVELRNSKSKIEKLEQENTAVQARLSGSESKNAVLEARMSSSEIEVEELKRENAVLKASMSSSENVVKELQRENTVLETRMSSSEIEVEELKRENADRPKVAFSASLTDAGHVGPFNTDITLKFSKVFTNIGQAYSPTTGIFTAPVRGVYYFRFTLRDNRASSWIGAKLYHNDERLMLNDDYSTPTSYAYAIVANALALQLEKGDVVRIDLGASHGVFDDSNDHTTFSGFLLFPL
- the LOC139221255 gene encoding complement C1q-like protein 2 isoform X8 translates to MRTAAALLASLLCLTWTWAQGESGEVIGNANIQEDGGKRNISPDIWAELKELRDMAIEQKVELRNSKSKIEKLEQENTAVQARLSGSESKNAVLETRMSSSEIEVEELKRENADRPKVAFSASLTDAGHVGPFNTDITLKFSKVFTNIGQAYSPTTGIFTAPVRGVYYFRFTLRDNRASSWIGAKLYHNDERLMLNDDYSTPTSYAYAIVANALALQLEKGDVVRIDLGASHGVFDDSNDHTTFSGFLLFPL
- the LOC139221255 gene encoding complement C1q-like protein 2 isoform X6, with the protein product MRTAAALLASLLCLTWTWAQGESGEVIGNANIQEDGGKRNISPDIWAELKELRDMAIEQKVELRNSKSKIEKLEQENTAVQARLSGSESKNAVLEARMSSSEIEVEELKRENAVLETRMSSSEIEVEELKRENADRPKVAFSASLTDAGHVGPFNTDITLKFSKVFTNIGQAYSPTTGIFTAPVRGVYYFRFTLRDNRASSWIGAKLYHNDERLMLNDDYSTPTSYAYAIVANALALQLEKGDVVRIDLGASHGVFDDSNDHTTFSGFLLFPL
- the gdap1 gene encoding ganglioside-induced differentiation-associated protein 1, whose protein sequence is MASENSPECRDETAALIETDPGQDVHQQCGTVAKRSESKLTLYHWTQSFNSQKVRLAIAEKGLHCEEYDVSLPLSEHNEPWFMHLNPTGEVPVLVHNDNVICDPTQIMDYLEQNFNDEGTPKLIPKEGSTYYHRVQHYRELLDSLQMDAYTHGCILHPEITVDSHIPAYAATCIRTQIGNTETELKKLAEQNPELKDAYVAKQRRLKSKLYDHDNMKYLKKLLDELESVMDQVETELQRRVEETPEEGSQSWLCGEFFSMADVSLAVTLHRLKFLGLSRRYWGNGNRVNLETYYERVVERPAFRRVLGHVNNILISAVLPVAFRVARKNAPVLLGTTLLIGVLGGATYLAFLYMKKRLTFSS